The region GTCCTCTGCTTATAAGGAGAGTCGTGGTTGTGTGGATAGTTGAAGAGATGAGTTATATGCCAGTGGCTATGCTCCCAGGTCAGAACATATAAATGGGTTAATGAGCTATTCTAGGCCCTCACCCAGATAGCTAAAGAAAGCTACAGTAGAGCAGCTGCTGTTGAGGTACACTTTGAGTAATGTGATGATTTACTTACATTTCCTGAACTCTGTAGTGTAAACCTTCATGAACGTTGCTTGAGAGTTTTGCAGATGAGTCGTCTCTATAATAATCACACAATTCTATTGAATGTGAAAAGGGTATGAAGGCAATTTGAAGGGGGCTAGCATGAATCTTGGGCCCTGCAAAGGACATAAACAATTGAAATGGCCATTTTATTTTCCTAATGTTATTACTGTGAATGGAGTCAGGGTTGTTCTCATAGTTGCAAGCAGTGCTTACAGCTCAAGGTACCACAGTGTTAAAAATAGACAAGTGCATGGTATGAAGTGTTTGTCTGTCGCCTGCATAGTGACACCAGGGCTGAAGCCGGCACATGTCATGTACATAAAGGTCATCAGGGCAACCACAGAGTTTAAAACCATTTATAGTAATCAATCTAACAAACCGCTTGCATGCCATTAAACCATTGAAGTGTTTATATTATCATAGCTTTTAATATGCAGCTAAGTGAGTATGTTTAAAGTCAAAGCCATTTAATGCTGTTACTGATTTCactctatttttctctttagGAGGTTTACATATCCCACCACTTCCCTGATATAAACCTGAGCTGCAAAACCAATAAAGACCTacggagctgcagcagctctagAGGAGACAAGACTGGTGATGCACAAGACAGAAAGACACTTGTTGACATCATGAGCTGTGTGGAAAAGCGACACGTGAGTCATCGGGTGGGGGGCATGCTTCACCATCGCTTCCCCAATGGCTTCACTGACTTGTTCATGGATGAGACGGATCGCGAGGTCAGCACTCTCACTGATCGAGCCTTCCGAAGTCTCTGCGTTGGAGATGACGCAGTTTATAATGATGAGTTGTTGTATGGATATTCACCTTTCAGCTGCCATAAACCCTTGGCAGGGGAGCCTCTTAAAAAGACTCATCATAAGGAATCTAAAAAGCAAGGGCaaaaaaactgtgacaaaaaAGACGCCCAGCcctggaaacagcagcagcaaaagaaaatatctAACATGACATCTTTCCTTAAGGCACTGAGTGCCACAGAGGAAAGCTGTGAGGGGATGTTAATCAAAAATGGAGGTATTACGGATTCTAATGGGGAATCATGGGATAAGTCAGCACTACGCAGCATCCAAAGGGAGTTATCGGAATTCTCCACGGATTATCATACCAATCTGACAGAGGGACATTACAAGAACCATCATCGACATCACCCCAGTGGTAGTTCATCTAACAAAACAGGCAAAGATGCTGCCCTGCCCTCAGGGAAATCCTCAAAGATCAAAAACGGGAAAACCACTGTCAAACTAAGGAAACTTAACATCAAAaactttttcctccacagtgagTTTAGCCCTTTCCAAACATGGAGAGATTTTAACAAGTTCTCCTTTGGCCAAGAGGAGACAGCATCATCTATTCTTCCCACAGATAATATCCCTAAATGGTACGACTTGCCATTTTACAAGGAGCTCACAGATGCACATAGAAAAGAGACTCTGCATACAGTGGAGGGGCAGTCATGccagaaagcagcagcagagccccCTCCTCCCACTGCTCCTAAACccatccctccccctcctccaccaaaAGTCCTGCCAAAGCCCTCAGCTGCTCCAGCTGAGAAGAGGTGCTCTTCGGAGGGAGGAGATGGGATTGCCCCCTGGAGGCGCAACAGGTCAAGGGCAAAAAGTGCAATTCCAGTTAATCAGCCAGGAATACCAAGTCAGGTCAATTATTTAAAGACAGTAGATGAAACTCTTTTGTTGGTCAAGGAGCCTACATCTGTGGAGGTGAAAGCAATTGAGGAGGTCAGCTCTTTGGCCTCTACTCCATTCAGCATCTGCCAACTGATGACTCCTCTCATTCCCTCCAGACAACCAACGGAAACGTCAGAGATCCTCTCGGTCCTCTCACCCTCTGTCCTTGACCTTCCACTTAGACCGCACTCTGAGGCCAAAGTTACCCCTGAACCTCCAGTCAAGAGGGACAGCTACAAATCACTTGCCTCTAGCATCCTCTTCAACCTCAAAGACAATAGGAAAAGGGTTAAAAGTCGTTATAGCCCACCTAAATTCAAAACTATAGAGTTGCCTGATAGTGGCATCCAATCTCCACAATCAGATCATTATAAGCATCCACAAGCTGGCTCTGAGGGCAACGCATCTGGCCTAAGCACCCCTGCCATCTTTAGAGATGGACAGACAGTTTGCAGTCCTATCTTGGAATCGAAAAACAGCCCAACTGTTTGTGTTACAAACAACAATACCAACAGGCCTCTATCAGATGACTATTTGTTATCAAATCTACTTCAAACGAATAGGGAGGCTTGTTATGGTGAGGAGAATCTGATATCACCCTTTACACGCTCTAAAAAGAACAAGAGCCCCATGGGTAAGAAGCAAAACTACCCCTCTCTGAATTTGTACAAGAAAACCAAACCTGTTGATAGTGATATGAAATATGTTCAAGTTCCTGTGAGCAGTGGTGCTCCTGTATGCACAGACCAACCAACTGTGACAGATGAACTTTCACCACTAATGCTCAACAAAGAGCTCTCCCCAACTGCACTGCCAACAAACACAAGGCCTTTGCCAAACACTTCAAATGTCAGCAAAGATCTATCACCCATAATTTCACCCCATGCCATTGAGAACCAGAGGTTGTCATCAAATTTATCGGTAGGGAAAAGACTTACAGATGTACCAGACAAAGCAAAACAGCTGGtgaaagacacaaaagaaaTAGACTCTGGAGCTCAGCCTGTTTTTAAGGAAAAAGAGGCTAGTGGCCAAACCATGAATACTATGGATTTGATCAGAGCAGCGAGGGAAGCAATTAATGCAGCAAAAAACAAAGCTCTGTCTGCGACTCAGCCAGAGAGCATCGATAAGCCAATTTCAGACAtagaagaaatgaaagagagagaagtagATGAGAAGGTTGCTTATGCAAAGGAAAATGTTAGCAACAAGAGGGATGGTTCATTATTAGAAAACAAAGTTTTCTCTCAAAGTAGAAATGAATCAACTGGCACAGTGCTGGTTGGTCAAAATCTTGTCAAGAAAGAGCCACCGCCAGTTCCAAAGAGAAATTTTGCAAAAACTGATGTTGAATTTACTTTTGACAAACATCAGACACATAATGTTGACAGGTGTAATTCAGTGGATGCAAAACTAAATTtaccagagaaagaaaatgaatctgtCTCAAAACAAATGAAGAGCAAACATATATTCTCAGCCAGACAGAACAATTACATAAAAAATCAGAGATTTGCAGTGACAGATGATGATCAAGTACAGGAATATGAGGAACGTGATCTTAATGTGAGTACAAGGTCAGAGGTGGATGAGAATATGATGTCGGTGAAACAAGTGAGAGATAGCGAGCATATTATGAATGATTTGCATTCTctgaaagagctgcagagagcaaAGCTTGGCGATCGCATTCTTGAGAACGCCAGGAACAAATTTGGGATTATAAACATTGATGAGGAGGCCAGGGCTAAGAATGATTTGATCTCAAGGGAGCTTCGTAATATAAAGAAGGGCATGCTATCTGTGAGAGGGAACACATTAGCTAAGAGAGATGTGTTTGCCaagacagagaaagaactgAGAAAGCAGGAGGCTTTCACAAAGATAGACAATAACGTTGTGGTAAACAAAGCACTTATAAATGACAATTATGACAAAGCCAAAATGGCACTTGAAGAGATTAttacagagagggagaagagaaggaaTAAATTCCCAGAAGACGATAATTCAACATTTGATGACAACGCTAGTGATGAATGTTATGTAACAAGGGGACAGCaatgtaaaaacacaatgaatgatTCAATGATAGAGGGCAAGGAAAGACAAAATGGCAGCATTTCTGCAGTAAAGGAGAAAGAACTAAAGGAGAGGTTAAGCGATCTGAGAGACCGCAATCTTGTGAGGCAGATTCTGTCACAAACTGAACCTAGATATGGTGAGACTCAAAAACTGGGTGGTAGGAAAGCTCGAGCTAGCAATGAGCTAGACTCACTCCTTAAAACTAAACATGTTATTGATAATCCTAGCTATGAGTCAGAAGTGGTGAATTTCAGAGATGTAGCGAGACAAGTGTCTGAAGACAGTGGTGAAAGTCTGAGTAATGAAATTGGAAGCACAAAGTTAGATGCTCCGCCTGTTCCCCCTAGGAGTAAAAAAGGAGACAATAGAAGAGATGACAGCATTATtaaggaaataaatatttcaaatgatgCAGTAGACGAGGATGCCTTAGACGAAgttgtgaaatatgaaaatggTGAGTTGTGCTTGAGTGAGATGAGGACAGGCTCaggaaaacaagaagaagaaagtgaacaGTTCACAAAAGAAACTCTACCCATTCAAAATGAACAACTTTCTGATAAAGACATGTGGGATGCGgtaaataaagcaaattcaaaaTCTATCAAAGCTAGTCATGCAGTTAAAAGTGAGCCCATCTCATCTTCAAACTACCTACAATCTGAAAATAGCTTGCACTTATCACCAAAGTTCAAGGGAGATGAAAACGAGCCAACTAATTTACAGACAGTGAGCACCAAAGTGGAAACCgcatttgaaaacacaaagtcacaggAAGCACCTAAGGTAAAGAGAAAGGCCCCTTTAAGACCAGACCATCTGCTAATCACACCAGATGACAAAGTAACCAAGAATATCGTTGCAGAAGATGAATCTGACAAAACATATAGACACATAGAGGAAGTAAATGTAGATACACAGGCTATCAGTGAAACGCCCAGAAACATAATATCACCTTTACTACTGGTGAATGGTGTTAGTGTCAATCAGAGCCCACCTGATCAAGCTAGCTTGTCCTCAAAATCCTCTTACTTCTCTGCAGATAGTGCACTGCACCGAAACACTGAGACTGAGTCCAACATTTACCACTCGCTGGAGAACTTGAtcggagaggtggaggaggaaatgcaaaatgtttcacaaaaCACGAAACACGATTTGGACAGGACTGAAGTGGAATATTATTCTTTGAGTGATCATGAAAATGAGTCAGAGGTCATGAAGCGAGCGATAAAAGTGCTTCAAAAAGAGGCAGAAGTTGACAGCTTGATCAGAGACAATATAACTGCAGATGAAAGTTTATCTCATGACGAAAAAACTCCGACCCCATTGTCCCCCTCTAACACGTTCTCACCAACTTTGGCAATCCCGTCTTTATTTAAGGTCAAAGACAACACTTTTAATGTTAAGTCAAAGAAGACACTACAACCTTGGGTACTGAGAGGTAGTCTGGGTGGTTCAGAGAGGGGAGATCAAGCAAAGGAAGCCCCAGAGCTCACACTGGTTAATGAGACCACTACCAGTGAGACCTTACCTCCAGCAGAATCCTTGATACCTAAAATGATGGTAACCAACGATtcgcctcctctgctgccttcaCCTTCAAATCTACTAAATGAAATCCCAAAGAAACCCCAACTTGGACAGTTCCTTACTGTCCAACAGGAGGAAGACAGGTTGTCTGGAGTGAGTCCATCATCTGAAGGTGTGGAGAGCCTAACAATCAGCACAGCTGAGATGGGAACGGGTGCAGGAGTCCCAGGAGAGCGTGGTGTATCCAAGGTTCCTAGCGAATGCTCAGGATCCACCTACAGTGGAAATGAAAGCCAAACTGGGTTAACCAAACCACCCGTTGTCTTACCCAAATCTGAAAAGGCTGTTCTGAAAGCCATTAAGCTGACAAATAGAAGAATGAAGAAGGAGGAAGCCCAGAAGTCCCCCCACAAGCCAtctcaaagcagcagcaaacacagagcagaaaGACACAAGGCTGACAAATCTGAGCAAAAAAGTAGCAGCGGCAGTAAGAATAGCAAGAGCATCGAGAGAAAGCACCAGCATCAGAGTGAAGATCACCATGGTAGAAAAAACCGTGAAGGAAGTGAGCAACTACTCCCTGAAAAAAGAGCTCACAACAGTGAAAACCAGCATCAAGACAGAACAGAGATGAACCGCAATACTACGAGACGGAGCCACAAGTCGGCGGAAAGCAACAAGCAGAGCAAAGAAGCACTACCCAGTGTTGCAACAGAAAGGCAAGGCCGCAGCAGCGACAGACACATTCGAGATAACACCGATAAAAGACATTACAGCACTGATAGGGTCATCAGTAACGTACCTGTGTACAAATCTCACATCAGCCCCATGTCAGACAGACCAGTCCAGCGGTCGCAAAGCATTGATAGATACTTGGGAGATAAAGTGGAACGCAGGTTTAGTGCCGATATGTCAGTGAACGAGAGGTTTGATCCACGAACGCAGCGCATTGAGAAATCCATCATGGATGGGATTCAGCAGAGAGGCCGAGCCAGAGACAAGGCGAGCAGAGAGAACCCATTGAGAAGGAGTCAGAGCATTGATGCGTACAGTACCGAAGCATCTCACCCTCCAACTCTGTCCCGCCAGTCGAGCCAAACCAGCCAGCATTCACGCCAGTCCAGCATCGAGCATGCCATTGTTGCACAGTCGTTCCCTATGACCCAACGTAAGCTCCTCCAGGATCCAGACTCGGGGCAGTATTTCTTCGTCGACATGCCCATACAAATCAAGACAAAAACGTTCTTTGATCCCGAAACAGGAAGCTACGTGCAGCTGCCAGTACAGCCCCCAGAGGGTGCTATTCCTCAGGCTTCCCCCATGGAGGTCTTGACCCCACCTCTGGTTGTTTACCACAGCTTTGTGCCAGTGCCTCTGTCCCCCATGGCTCAGAAAGCTACCGTTCAAACTGCTGTTTTAGAGCCAGAGGAGTTTGAGCAGAGATGCCTAGAAAGGTCAAGGCAAATGCACTGTAAGGAGGGACATCCATATTTAGAGCCTGTCTATGGTCAACATGACCACATACTAGGGGAGTTCTTGGGCACTGAGGAGCTGGACTGTCCAAGCTGATAGGTCATGAAGttccaaaggaaaaaaaatcccccttCCTCGTATGCTGTTGTCTCTCATCAAATTGTTGTGTTCATTGCATCCCAGGAATTATTTTATAAAGAAGTGTcaaatttttcattttcattcaaccTACcatttatacttttactttagcAGTTTCCCACATTAACCACAATGActtgtttttgacat is a window of Paralichthys olivaceus isolate ysfri-2021 chromosome 21, ASM2471397v2, whole genome shotgun sequence DNA encoding:
- the LOC109626979 gene encoding titin homolog, producing MSCVEKRHVSHRVGGMLHHRFPNGFTDLFMDETDREVSTLTDRAFRSLCVGDDAVYNDELLYGYSPFSCHKPLAGEPLKKTHHKESKKQGQKNCDKKDAQPWKQQQQKKISNMTSFLKALSATEESCEGMLIKNGGITDSNGESWDKSALRSIQRELSEFSTDYHTNLTEGHYKNHHRHHPSGSSSNKTGKDAALPSGKSSKIKNGKTTVKLRKLNIKNFFLHSEFSPFQTWRDFNKFSFGQEETASSILPTDNIPKWYDLPFYKELTDAHRKETLHTVEGQSCQKAAAEPPPPTAPKPIPPPPPPKVLPKPSAAPAEKRCSSEGGDGIAPWRRNRSRAKSAIPVNQPGIPSQVNYLKTVDETLLLVKEPTSVEVKAIEEVSSLASTPFSICQLMTPLIPSRQPTETSEILSVLSPSVLDLPLRPHSEAKVTPEPPVKRDSYKSLASSILFNLKDNRKRVKSRYSPPKFKTIELPDSGIQSPQSDHYKHPQAGSEGNASGLSTPAIFRDGQTVCSPILESKNSPTVCVTNNNTNRPLSDDYLLSNLLQTNREACYGEENLISPFTRSKKNKSPMGKKQNYPSLNLYKKTKPVDSDMKYVQVPVSSGAPVCTDQPTVTDELSPLMLNKELSPTALPTNTRPLPNTSNVSKDLSPIISPHAIENQRLSSNLSVGKRLTDVPDKAKQLVKDTKEIDSGAQPVFKEKEASGQTMNTMDLIRAAREAINAAKNKALSATQPESIDKPISDIEEMKEREVDEKVAYAKENVSNKRDGSLLENKVFSQSRNESTGTVLVGQNLVKKEPPPVPKRNFAKTDVEFTFDKHQTHNVDRCNSVDAKLNLPEKENESVSKQMKSKHIFSARQNNYIKNQRFAVTDDDQVQEYEERDLNVSTRSEVDENMMSVKQVRDSEHIMNDLHSLKELQRAKLGDRILENARNKFGIINIDEEARAKNDLISRELRNIKKGMLSVRGNTLAKRDVFAKTEKELRKQEAFTKIDNNVVVNKALINDNYDKAKMALEEIITEREKRRNKFPEDDNSTFDDNASDECYVTRGQQCKNTMNDSMIEGKERQNGSISAVKEKELKERLSDLRDRNLVRQILSQTEPRYGETQKLGGRKARASNELDSLLKTKHVIDNPSYESEVVNFRDVARQVSEDSGESLSNEIGSTKLDAPPVPPRSKKGDNRRDDSIIKEINISNDAVDEDALDEVVKYENGELCLSEMRTGSGKQEEESEQFTKETLPIQNEQLSDKDMWDAVNKANSKSIKASHAVKSEPISSSNYLQSENSLHLSPKFKGDENEPTNLQTVSTKVETAFENTKSQEAPKVKRKAPLRPDHLLITPDDKVTKNIVAEDESDKTYRHIEEVNVDTQAISETPRNIISPLLLVNGVSVNQSPPDQASLSSKSSYFSADSALHRNTETESNIYHSLENLIGEVEEEMQNVSQNTKHDLDRTEVEYYSLSDHENESEVMKRAIKVLQKEAEVDSLIRDNITADESLSHDEKTPTPLSPSNTFSPTLAIPSLFKVKDNTFNVKSKKTLQPWVLRGSLGGSERGDQAKEAPELTLVNETTTSETLPPAESLIPKMMVTNDSPPLLPSPSNLLNEIPKKPQLGQFLTVQQEEDRLSGVSPSSEGVESLTISTAEMGTGAGVPGERGVSKVPSECSGSTYSGNESQTGLTKPPVVLPKSEKAVLKAIKLTNRRMKKEEAQKSPHKPSQSSSKHRAERHKADKSEQKSSSGSKNSKSIERKHQHQSEDHHGRKNREGSEQLLPEKRAHNSENQHQDRTEMNRNTTRRSHKSAESNKQSKEALPSVATERQGRSSDRHIRDNTDKRHYSTDRVISNVPVYKSHISPMSDRPVQRSQSIDRYLGDKVERRFSADMSVNERFDPRTQRIEKSIMDGIQQRGRARDKASRENPLRRSQSIDAYSTEASHPPTLSRQSSQTSQHSRQSSIEHAIVAQSFPMTQRKLLQDPDSGQYFFVDMPIQIKTKTFFDPETGSYVQLPVQPPEGAIPQASPMEVLTPPLVVYHSFVPVPLSPMAQKATVQTAVLEPEEFEQRCLERSRQMHCKEGHPYLEPVYGQHDHILGEFLGTEELDCPS